From one Amycolatopsis sp. FDAARGOS 1241 genomic stretch:
- a CDS encoding protein phosphatase 2C domain-containing protein, producing the protein MQVSTAQIPGPAESQDRVVVTDHMALVLDGASAFEPVDVPTGLYVDLLGEGIRTCLDQQPDIELATAVASAIEAAAQELQLKPGNAPSSTVSLLRVRDDGVDLLSLGDSAIYYGNDDGETGGLTDSRLANLGIPEHRAYRNRVAAGHGYDARHRELLADLQREQRKRRNRPEGYWIAEAEPDAANHALALTVPRGRITWAVLATDGAYGPMFHLGLADWKARAHEGASKLEKILKFCEDWERHEDPDGRKLPRAKVSDDKTLAAVLV; encoded by the coding sequence ATGCAGGTATCGACCGCGCAAATCCCCGGACCTGCTGAGAGCCAAGATCGTGTCGTCGTCACCGACCACATGGCACTCGTTCTCGATGGCGCAAGCGCCTTCGAGCCCGTCGATGTGCCGACGGGCCTCTACGTCGACCTCCTCGGCGAAGGAATCCGAACTTGCCTGGACCAACAACCTGACATCGAACTCGCAACAGCGGTAGCAAGCGCGATCGAAGCCGCAGCTCAAGAACTTCAGCTCAAACCCGGTAACGCTCCATCGAGCACAGTCAGTCTGCTCCGCGTGCGAGACGATGGCGTCGACCTGTTGAGCCTGGGCGACAGCGCGATCTACTACGGGAACGACGATGGCGAAACAGGCGGCCTGACCGACTCCCGCCTCGCCAACCTCGGCATTCCGGAGCATCGTGCCTACCGCAACCGCGTGGCGGCCGGCCACGGCTACGACGCACGTCACCGCGAGCTACTCGCTGATTTGCAGCGGGAACAGCGCAAGAGGCGAAACCGACCCGAGGGGTACTGGATTGCGGAAGCCGAACCCGACGCAGCGAACCACGCCCTGGCGCTGACCGTCCCGCGTGGGCGTATCACTTGGGCCGTCCTGGCCACCGACGGCGCGTACGGGCCTATGTTCCATTTGGGACTCGCAGACTGGAAAGCCCGCGCGCACGAAGGGGCGTCGAAGCTTGAGAAGATTCTCAAGTTCTGCGAGGACTGGGAAAGGCACGAAGATCCCGACGGTCGAAAACTTCCGCGGGCGAAGGTAAGTGACGACAAGACGCTGGCTGCCGTTCTCGTCTAA